A single Primulina eburnea isolate SZY01 chromosome 11, ASM2296580v1, whole genome shotgun sequence DNA region contains:
- the LOC140805081 gene encoding uncharacterized protein yields the protein MKLELFASSVDFASLVPSSLFNSYCSKKYPGTDSAVSLVVLSTSFVSKNFGKSQSFKSSRSRPVQRSCSLNLGEIYHEESPLHVQGLGKNYGQTGSQENEAGMNKNVHYTISKRDQIVGRDKDSFSDSRFDFLEPMMLGIRLEFTDRPDQETAVWATIEQKAKSLEIPLSLRMIKKKLQREEGFTEPKESVYCSIKAVFASMVFIIVELQSYALQMREALCNEDLEIIISKVQKEMNSSFVWLFQQVFSRTPALMLHVMILLANFGVYSAFHDVAAAKASRSTKAYQSRVAICESTTDALWTEEKQVVLASGNGRETLVGKAPMTDHELGTVTEMNLWNSMLDEATKMREGIEDETIDQETKHSFILPLSVDLERHEEYLRTDLLYQMNLSYEPDNALLLCNYAQFLHLVARDYDRAEECFKRAVQIPPPDAECLSLYANFLWTVRRDIWGAEEIFLQALAAEPENSYYASRYANFLWNTGGEESCFPSNKPHNPNL from the exons ATGAAGCTCGAATTGTTTGCATCAAGTGTAGATTTTGCTTCTTTAGTGCCATCGTCTCTTTTCAACTCTTATTGTTCGAAGAAGTACCCCGGCACGGATAGTGCTGTCTCCCTTGTCGTTCTTTCCACCTCCTTTGTATCCAAGAATTTTGGTAAGTCACAAAGTTTCAAAAGTTCAAGATCTCGACCGGTCCAGCGATCTTGTAGTTTAAATTTGGGTGAAATATATCATGAGGAATCACCCCTGCATGTGCAAGGATTGGGTAAGAACTATGGGCAGACTGGTAGCCAGGAGAATGAAGCAGGTATGAATAAGAATGTGCATTACACGATATCTAAGAGAGACCAGATTGTTGGGAGGGATAAAGATTCGTTCTCGGATTCACGGTTTGATTTCTTGGAGCCAATGATGCTTGGCATTAGGCTTGAGTTCACCGATCGGCCAGATCAAGAAACGGCTGTGTGGGCCACTATTGAGCAGAAGGCTAAGAGTTTGGAGATTCCCTTGTCTTTGAGGATGATAAAGAAGAAACTACAACGTGAAGAAGGGTTCACAGAGCCTAAAGAGTCGGTCTATTGCTCGATCAAGGCCGTGTTTGCCTCGATGGTTTTCATcatagttgaacttcagagctATGCTCTGCAGATGAGGGAAGCCTTGTGCAATGAAGATTTAGAAATTATCATATCCAAAGTGCAGAAAGAAATGAATTCTTCATTTGTTTGGCTTTTTCAACAAGTATTTTCGAGGACACCGGCTTTGATGCTTCATGTGATGATTCTTTTGGCAAATTTTGGCGTGTACTCTGCTTTCCATGATGTTGCTGCTGCCAAAGCCTCTCGATCGACCAAGGCCTATCAATCGAGGGTGGCCATCTGCGAATCCACAACAGATGCACTGTGGACCGAGGAAAAACAAGTGGTCTTGGCCTCAGGAAATGGCAGAGAAACCCTTGTTGGAAAGGCACCAATGACTGATCATGAGTTGGGGACTGTAACTGAAATGAATCTATGGAACTCGATGTTGGATGAGGCGACTAAGATGCGAGAAGGGATCGAGGATGAGACCATCGATCAAGAAACAAAGCATAGTTTCATATTACCCTTGTCGGTTGATCTTGAACGTCATGAAGAGTACCTAAGGACTGATCTTCTATATCAGATGAACTTGTCTTATGAACCTGACAATGCACTCTTGCTTTGCAACTATGCACAGTTCTTGCACCTTGTTGCTCGTGATTATGACAG AGCCGAGGAATGCTTCAAACGAGCAGTACAGATACCCCCACCGGATGCAGAATGTTTGAGCTTATACGCCAACTTCTTGTGGACGGTCCGTAGGGACATCTGGGGAGCCGAGGAGATATTCTTGCAGGCTTTGGCGGCAGAGCCGGAGAACTCTTACTACGCTTCGAGATATGCCAATTTCTTGTGGAACACCGGTGGCGAAGAATCTTGTTTCCCTTCGAACAAGCCCCATAATCCAAACTTGTAG